A segment of the Corylus avellana chromosome ca2, CavTom2PMs-1.0 genome:
ATGGGGAAACTTCCCTTTTCAACAGAGCGAAGCATCTCCTTGTATGCTAGTGGTTAATGCGCCCAATTGTTCTCCACATCGATCAAAATCAAGTGGCCCACAATTGCTCTGAAAATAGGCCCCACGATCACGGGTTTTATGACTGGAGCACCAATCATTCAGTTgcatttttggattttggactGGACTTTCCTGGTTCTGGGCTTGGGCTTGAACGCTGACGCGGCAGatcaacaaaaaggaaataaatcaaataataaagcAAAGCTGTAATTTAATGCAGTTTTATCGACCCACAGTCCACAGAAGCTATGTTACAAAAAAGTGGCTGCTTGGCTTTGGTCGGTTCGACCACCTCATTCGACATTCATCTTAAGTTGTTCGAAGCATAGGGAAGTGTGTTGTTGGAATTTTGTGAGGtctatttatttaatattagaAAGGGATTTACTATTTTGTATTATTCAATtcatgagtaattctaaatactcatttttcattatattctTATATTACTGGACCGACATGACAATGCATAtcaatcttgatttttttttttttttatcattttttaaatcaatgcTGATTTAATGGCTGATGAACACTATTATATCCAGGACTGCCAGGTGTCCCAAAATTCTTTCTAAAATCCTTTCTAAATTatgtgaaaaatattattttggaaaggAGTGGAAGACAAAAAAGTgagaatgagaattttttaagaaaaaaaaagtttaaacatatcatttgaaaagcattttaaAAAGAATCCATTGAGATATCTAGCATTATCCCTATTACATCAGCCCAATGGTCTGAATGTAAGATGGGTATTGAGTATATAACCAACACCGCATTTCTACGTTAGAAaaccttttaatttattagtgtgtgttttttttattttttattttttttatgtacatCCAAAATTAATAtctaatacttaaaaaaaaaaaaattaatatctaataataattttaaaaaatcagagCAATTTTAAGCGGGTATAAGAATTGACAAGAGTTACGTGTATCTTCACTCTACCTGAAAATACATAGAAATGTTTGATTAgaagcataaaataaaatagaaaactagaaaaatcaTAAACTCAGCGTTTGTTATCTTCCGttgaaagaagagaagagaagagaagaggcaATGAGAACGACGATGAGGCTGAGGTCGTCGACGCTGGTGTGGGTCGTGTTGTTGACGATATCGACCTTCGCTCAACAGCACAATGGCCTCGTCCCGTCTCGGACTTTGCTCAACCAATTGTCCGGAAGCGCCAATTACTTGACCATGGAGGAGCTCTGGTTCCAACAGACTCTCGATCACTTCTCTCCCTACGTACCTCTCTCTCTTGGACTATTCTCTTTGAATTACGAGAATCTATGCCACAATTTCTGTGTAAAAATCTGATTCGTGTTATGGATTTGCAGGATCACCGCCGGTTTCAGCAGCGATACTATGAATTCTTTGACTACTTTCGGCTTCCAGATGGACCGATTTTCCTGAAAATTTGTGGTGAATCTTCATGCAATGGGATAGCCAATGACTATATTAGCGTAAGTTTGTGACTCTTAGCCAAAATTAGTGGTTGTGGCCTCAAATAGGCTTTTAATTGGTCAGAAGGAGATTTACTTTATTGTGAAATTGAATTTTATGGCTCATGGTGAGTGTGTATGCTTGTTAGAATCAAGAGAGACTTGGATTATTGTAAAATTGAATTTgatggtttagggtttaggtgtGTATGCTACTTAGGATAAAAAGTTTGAACCTTGTGATGTCTTTAATAGGTATTAGCAAAGAAGTTTGGAGCAGCAGTTGTTTCTCTTGAGCATCGTTACTATGGGAAAAGTTCACCCTTCAATTCGCTGAAGACAGAAAATTTGAGGTATCTGTCATCTAAGCAGGCGCTCTATGATTTGGCTGTTTTTCGTCAGTATTATCAGGCAAGTTATCTTCTTATTTATTAAGTGTTTTAGTCGTgtgagtgttaagtctcacatcGAATGGAAATAACACAAGTGGTTGATATAACATTATCGGGTTCAAAACCCATAGATTTAAGCTTGTATTAAGTGGTTTTCCAACATATTATATCAAGATCTTGCTTGGAGACTCTCTAGTGTTTATGTCCCCAATGGTAAGTCATGTACTTCATGTTCTAGAGTTGGAAAAGTGAAGAATTAATAAAATGCGATCTTTGTTAACATTGCTTTGAAGGAGAGTTAAATTCGTTTAATCTCATTGGGTGTTGCCAAGTTTCTAGCGTAACCACTGGTCATCTGTATTCTCTAATGCAGATCTTCTCTGGCCTTATTGTTATCCACTTTTCTTGCAGAAATCTTTGGATTTAAAGCTCAATAGATCAAATGTTGAAAATCCATGGTTCGTTTTCGGTATCTCGTACTCGGGAGCGCTTAGTGCATGGTTCCGTCTTAAGTTCCCTCATTTAACATGTGGAAGCCTTGCAAGTTCTGCTGTTGTTCATGCAGTTTATAACTTCACTGAATTTGACCGGCAGGTAAACACAATATTGGCTCTTTAAAGCCATGTTCTTTCTAGAGCTAACTTCCCCTCCCCTTCCCCCCACCCCCTCCctcaaaagaaaagggaagagcTAAAGCTTTTGTTTAAGAATGCTGCCTGTCTTGCAAATTCTCTCCTATTAGCTGTTCGGGTAAAATCTTTCAGTATTCTCTTATAAGTGCAGATTGGTGAGTCAGCTGGTCCAGAATGTAAAGCTGCATTACAAGAAACCAATCAACTTGTTGAACAAAGACTTGCAACAGATCAGAAAGCGGTGAAGACATTGTTTGGTGCTGCTGAGGTTTGAGtcttttcctttaatatttGACCATGATGTAcctcaaaatattatttaaattggaGAATGCAGATTGATAAGAATTGTTCTCCATATTCTTCGTCCCATGTTGACCTTTAGTCTGTGACCGCAGCTCGTCATTGATGGTGATTTCCTGTATTTTCTGGCAGATGCTGCTGTTACAGCGGTATGTGTGGTTTCTTTTCTAGTTCTGTTgctattttcaatttttcaattttaaacaaatttgtgatctttatatatttcaaattttacaGTTTCAATATGGAAATCCAGATAAACTATGCTCCCCTCTTGTTCAAGCAAAGAAGGCTGGAGACGATTTGGTGGTATGCTCCTTTTTCCTGCCATCAATCTGGTTGTTTCATCTGGAGCATTCTTTAAAAACATCAATGGCTGCCTTGTTTCTAACTGCCTTTGATGGTTATAAGTCATTACCGTTAGCTAATTAATAGATGAGCAATCTGTTGTTTTCCTTGTAACATGTTACATTCgattattgttctttttttgttcttttttattttgttcctttttcccTGTTCAACTTGTTAGCACCGCTGATGTTAcagtttgggtttgggtttcgTCCAGATGGCTATATCCTTTTTCACTTGTTGTCTAATTCTTGTAATTGGCAAATATACATTATTTCATGCAGGAAGCATATGCCAAATATGTGAAAGAGTATTATCTTGGAAGTTTTGGTGTTAAAGTTCAAACATATGATCAGAAACACTTGAAAAACACTGCTATTACTGAAGACAGCGCTGACCGATTGTGGTGGTTCCAAGTTTGTACTGAAGTTGCATATTTTCAGGTGGCGCCATTAAACGATAGCATTCGCTCCAGCAAGGTTGACACAAGGCATGTTTCTCATCACTGTGTTCTCTTTAATgtgctctttttattttattcgttTTTACTTGCCCTTTACTTACAGGttggttttgtgttttctatAATGCACATCTGTGTATTTTTCTAAATTGGTTGTTCATATGCGGCAGATACCATCTGGACCTTT
Coding sequences within it:
- the LOC132170416 gene encoding probable serine protease EDA2; amino-acid sequence: MRTTMRLRSSTLVWVVLLTISTFAQQHNGLVPSRTLLNQLSGSANYLTMEELWFQQTLDHFSPYDHRRFQQRYYEFFDYFRLPDGPIFLKICGESSCNGIANDYISVLAKKFGAAVVSLEHRYYGKSSPFNSLKTENLRYLSSKQALYDLAVFRQYYQKSLDLKLNRSNVENPWFVFGISYSGALSAWFRLKFPHLTCGSLASSAVVHAVYNFTEFDRQIGESAGPECKAALQETNQLVEQRLATDQKAVKTLFGAAELVIDGDFLYFLADAAVTAFQYGNPDKLCSPLVQAKKAGDDLVEAYAKYVKEYYLGSFGVKVQTYDQKHLKNTAITEDSADRLWWFQVCTEVAYFQVAPLNDSIRSSKVDTRYHLDLCKNVFGDGIYPDVAGTNIYYGGTKIAGSKIVFTNGSQDPWRHASKQISSTDMPSYIISCYNCGHGTDMRGCPQAPLSIEGNAENCSSPDAVHKVRQEIVEQIDLWLSQCQDSARRLSM